TTTCCCTTTACGTGCCGAATGGATAAAGCAAAGGGCCGATACCGAGTTTTATGAGGGAAGATTTAAAGGCAATGGTCAGATTGCGGCTAAACAAAAGGAGCCAGCCTTTAAAAATGGATATTTAGATCCTTCGAGCCGCATGCCTTTGCGAGCTAAAAAGGGCAAGGGGGTAAGCCAGATGTATTATGCGAAAAGGGGAATTATTACCCCTGAGATGGAATTTGTGGCGATAAGAGAAAACCTAGGGAGGAAAGATTTTTCTTTGCGTCAGGGCCAAGGCCCTCTTTATAGGCAACATACAGGTCAGGCATGGGGAACATCGATTCCAGAAGAAATCACCCCTGAATTTGTAAGGAAGGAAGTGGCCGCAGGCAGAGCGATTATTCCTTCTAATATTAATCATCCGGAACTTGAACCCATGATTATTGGTCGCAATTTCCGAGTCAAAATTAATGCCAATATAGGGAACTCGGCTATCAGTTCTTCGATGTCCGAAGAAGTGGCTAAACTTCTTTGGGCGATTCTTTGGGGAGCGGATACTGTAATGGATCTTTCTACGGGTAAAAATATTCCTCAAATCCGTGAATTAATTATCCGTTCCAGTCCCGTCCCTATTGGAACCGTGCCTATCTATGAGGCATTGGAAAAGGTTGGAGGAGTGCCTGAAGAATTAAATTGGGAAATCTACAGAGACACTTTAATCGAACAAGCGGAGCAAGGAGTAGATTATTTTACTATTCATGCAGGGGTTCTTTTGCGATACATCCCTTATACGATCAATCGGCTTTGTGGCATCGTCAGTAGAGGTGGGTCGATTATGGCCAAATGGTGTTTGGCTCATCATCAAGAAAATTTTCTTTATACTCATTTTGACGAGATATGTGAAATTTTAAAAACCTATGATGTGAGTGTTTCTCTTGGAGATGGGTTAAGACCTGGGGCGATAGCTGATGCTAACGATAAGGCACAACTGAGCGAGCTTTTTACTCTTGGAGAGTTGACAAAAAAAGCATGGGATCATGATGTACAAGTCATGATCGAGGGGCCAGGGCATATCCCGATGCAATTGATCAAAGAAAACATGGATTTAGAATTAAAACACTGTTTTGAAGCCCCCTTTTATACCCTTGGTCCTTTGACTACCGATATCGCTCCAGGCTATGATCATATTACGAGTGCAATCGGAGCAGCAATGATCGGTTGGTTTGGCTGCTCTATGTTATGCTATGTTACCCCTAAGGAACATCTTGGGCTACCTAACCTAGACGATGTCAAAACTGGTGTTATTGCTTATAAAATAGCTGCACATGCCGCAGATCTGGCAAAAGGCTTCCCTGGAGCACAACTTCATGATAATTTCTTGAGCGATGCCCGATTCCAGTTCAGATGGGAAGATCAATTTAACTTAAGCCTCGATCCCCTAACTGCTCGCCAATTTCATGACGAAAACTTGCCTCAACCTGCCGCAAAAAATGCCCATTTTTGTTCAATGTGTGGTCCTAAATTCTGTTCGATGAAAATTACAGAAGAAGTTTTGAGCTATGCCAAAAAAAACAATTTAACCCCCGAAGATGCTTTAGAGGAGGGGATGAAAGAGAAAGCTGAAGAATTTAAGAAAATCAAAAATATTTATATATAATTTTATAAAAATCATAATTTTTTAATTTTTCTTCTTTTCTTTTAAAAATAATAATATTTTATAATTAAAACAAAAATATTTATAGAACTTGGCTTTGTTTTTTCCCTTTTTCGTTATGGATAAAAAGTCTTTATCTACAGCTTTTCGTGGGGTTGGTTCTAAGAGAAGCTCAATTGGGTTGGAGAATCTTTCTTTGCTTGAAGATTATTATGAACGCTGGAAGAAAGATCCCACATCCGTATCTGAAGATTGGAATGCCTTTTTCGAAGGTTTTGAATTTGGCTATAGTGAATCATTGAAAAATGGGCAAATGGAGTTTGCCAAGAAGTCCGTTGTCCCTGTTGATCTTAAGAAGCAGCGTGCGGTTTATGAGCTCATCAATGCTTATCGAACTCTTGGTCATTATATAGCCAATCTGGATCCTTTGGGATTTAACCGTTATGAGTTTGATGAGTTGAAATTGGAGAGATTTGGTTTGGATCAAAAAGACCTTGATAAAGAATTTGACTCTGGGGATCTGGCAGGAGGGGGACAAAAAAAATTAAGAGAAATATTGACCATTCTCAAAGAATCCTATTGTTCGACTCTGGCTGTCGAGTTTATGCACATGGACTCCTTCATCCAGAGACAATGGATAGCTAAGCGGATTGAAGGGGGGGCATTTAAAAAGAGATTTTCAAAAGAGCATAAAAAACAGATTCTCTATGATTTACTGAAGGCTGAACTCTTTGAAGCCTTTTTACATACCCGATATGTAGGCCAGAAAAGATTTTCCTTGGAAGGGAGCTGTACTTTCATTCCCATGATGGATGCTGTCATTGAAAGCTGCCCAAATTATGGAATAGAACGCATTGTTATTGGCATGGCTCACAGAGGAAGGCTTAATTTTGTCACCAATATCCTTCAGCAGGATTACAAAGTTATCTTTGACGAGTTTTCCGAAAATTATGTTCCAGAAGGGGTATTAGGAGATGGAGATGTTCGTTACCATTTAGGCTTTGAGGCAGCTTTGAAAACTCGTTCCGGTTCAATTGTAACCGTAGGGCTAGCTCCAAATCCGAGTCATTTGGAGGCAGTGAATCCTGTTGTTGAAGGCAAAGCCAGAGCGTGGGAAAGAAGGCTACTCGATACTGAGAAAAGAAAAAAAGTTTTACCTGTTCTCGTCCATGGTGATGCTTCCTTTATGGGGCAGGGTGTGGTACAGGAAACATTGAATTTGTCCCGACTCGAAGGATACAAAACGGGAGGGACTCTCCATATTATTATCAATAACCAGATAGGTTTTACAACTGTTCCTCAGGATGGGAGATCGACTCATCATTGTACCGCAGTTGCCCTCATGTTGGCTGTTCCCATCTTCCATGTTAATGGAGATGATCCTTTGGCAGCCGTATTTGCTGTTTTGATGGCATTAGAATACAGACAAGTTTTTGGCCAAGATGTGGTCGTGGACCTTATTGGTTACAGAAGATATGGCCATAATGAGGGCGATGAACCGAGTTTTACCCAGCCCCTACTATACAAGGCGATTGCTCAGCATCCCAACATCAGCGATGTATTCCTGGATCAATTAATAAAGACAGGGGAGATGACAAGGGAAGAGGCAAATGCCTATCGCAAAATTTTTGTTGCTGAATTAAACCAAAAAATGGAGGAATCCAAAGCGTGGATTAAAACTGAACAGCCTCCTACACTCAGGCAAAGAATGTCTTGCCCACGGATATTTGACCCGGTCAAAACAGCCGTTTCTTTGGAAGAATTGCTCTATGTTGGCCGGTCCTTAGTGAAGGAGCCTCCTGAGTTCAATCTTAACCCTAAGGTCAGAAGAATACTTGCTGAAAGAAAAGAGATGATTGAGGGCAAACGGCCCATTCTTTTACCTTTTGCAGAAACGTTGGCTTTCGGCACACTTCTTTACGAAGGCATTCCGGTTAGACTATCAGGTCAAGATAGTAGACGGGGAACATTTAGTCAAAGGCATGCTGTACTCTACGATACAAAAGTGGCTAAAAAATATATTCCTCTTGAACATATTCATCCCAATCAGGCTATTTTCTGCATCTATAACAGTCCACTTTCAGAGTATGCGGTTTTGGGTTTTGACTATGGCTATTCTTTAGATTACCCTGAAGCTTTGATTATCTGGGAGGCTCAATATGGGGATTTTGCCAATGGGGCACAGGTGATAATCGATCTTTATCTTGTCAGTGCGGAATCGAAATGGGGCGTTACATCGAACATTGTTTTGCTTTTGCCTCATGGATACGAGGGACAAGGGCCTGAACATTCGAGTGCTCGGGTTGAAAGATTCCTTCAGGCATGTGCAGAGGACAACATGGTTGTTGCCCATTGCACTACTCCAGCTAATTATTTTCATGTTTTAAGAAGGCAAGTGTTACGTGGTTTTTCTAAACCCCTTGTTCTATTTACTCACAAAAGCTTGTTGCGTCATCCTCAATGTTCATCCGAAATTACAGACTTTGTTCAAGGTTCCTTCGAGGAAGTGTTGCCTGACCCCCAAGTTAACCAGCCTGCTCCAAAGGCTATTCTATGTTGCGGAAAAGTTTATTACGACTTAGTGGAGTTTAGAAAAAGCATAGGCAAACCGGATATTCCCATCATTCGAATTGAGCAACTGTATCCTTTGCACGAGAAAAAATTAAAAGAAATCGTGTTACGTTACCAACCTCGATCGCTTGTCTGGTGTCAAGAAGAGCCTAAAAACATGGGTGCATGGAGTTATATTTTACCTAGGCTGCAGGAAATATTTTCTCTTCCTATATCGTATGCAGGTAGGGAAGCTTCTGCGAGCACCGCTACAGGGACTATGGCATACCACCGGATTGAACAACAAAAGTTGCTTTCAGATGCCTTTGAAGAATGATTTTTATAACCTATCCAATATTAATTTAATCGAGGAGTATTATGGCCATAGATATAAAAATGCCCTCTGTGGGAGAATCGATTGAATCAGGAATAGTGGGTAAATGGATCAAAAAAGAGGGTCAGAAGGTACAACCGGGTGAAGCTTTATGTGAAATTGAAACCGAAAAAATCACAACCGAGGTTTATGCTGAGCAAGAGGGAATATTGCACATCTTGGTCGAAGAAGGCAAAGAGGTTAAAGTGGGTCAAGTCATAGCTCAGCTTGAGGAAGTAGTTCAAAAAGTTGCTGAAGAAATACAAACGCAGCTTCCCACCGAAAGAGAAGAAAAGAAAGCCGATCTGATTTCTGAGCCTACTCTTGAAGAACCCAAGGAAACTTTGGAGCTGGAGAGAAAAGAAGAAGTTATTGAGAAAACTCCATTCAAGGAACCTTTAAAACAGCCGGCCAGGATGACCAGAGAAGAATCCTTGCGTCATTTGACTCTAGAAGAAGAAATCAAGGAAGAAATAAAAGAAAAAAAAGAGATCACTGCTAAACCTCAAGCTCAAAAAGAAGTTCAACCTCAGGCATGGGAACTCAGAGGAGTAAGAAAACCGATGAGTCCCCTCCGGATGAAGATTGCACAGCGATTGCTAGAAGCCCACGTGGGGACTGCTCATTTGACCACTTTTAATGAAGTGGATATGAGCACAATCATTGAACTCAGAAAAAATTATGGGAAACGATTCGAAGAAAAATATGGGGTTAAGCTCGGCTTCATGTCCTTTGTTGTTCGAGCAGTAGTTGAAGCTTTGAAAAAAATACCTGAAGTCGGTGCACGGATCGAGGGCCAGGAACTTGTTTATCCCTTAACTTTGGATTTGGGAATAGCCGTTTCTACTGAGCGTGGGCTTATCGTTCCTGTTCTTCGTGGGGCAGAAAACCTTAGTTTTGATGAAATTGAAAGGGGAATCCTCGATTTAGCTCAAAAAGCCAGGAATGGCAAAATTTCTCTGGAAGATATTGAAGGGGGAGTTTTTACGATAACCAATGGAGGAATATTCGGCTCTTTGCTTTCCACTCCTATTATTAATCCTCCTCAAAGCGGGATACTTGGAATGCATGCGATTAAAGAAAGACCAGTAGCCGTGGGTGGAAAAGTTGAAATTAGACCCATGATGTATCTGGCTCTGACTTATGATCATCGCGTCATTGATGGGAAAGAAGCGATAAGTTTCCTTGTACTTATCAAAGAATTTTTAGAACAACCCGCTTCTATTCTTCTTGGATTGTAATCAATTTTAACCCTTTTTTATCATCATAATGGATATATTTGATGTCGTTGTTATTGGATCAGGTCCTGGCGGATATGTTGCTGCCATTCGTGCTGCACAGCTAGGACTTAAAGTGGGCATTGTTGAAAAGGAAAAGAGCCTTGGAGGAACCTGTCTTAATGTCGGTTGTATTCCAAGCAAGGCACTTCTTTCTTTATCCGAATATTACCATTTTGCCCGGCATAAGTTTGCTGATAATGGGCTAATCATAGAAAAGCTGAGTTTTGATATCGAAAAAATTATGGCTAAAAAAGACCGCATTGTAAGCAGGCTTGTGCGCGGTGTCGATTTTCTGATGAATAAAAATGGGATCGAGAAGTTTCATGGTAAAGCTTCTCTTGCTGATCCACAAACTGTGATTGTGGAAGAAGAAAAGGGTGGAGAAATCAAAATAAAAGCCAAGAACCTTATTCTTGCCACTGGGAGCAGGTCAGCCACCCTTCCTTTTTTGTCTTCTTTTGATTCTCAAATCGTGGATAGCACGATAGCTTTGAGTTTTAAATCCGTTCCTGAAAGCTTGGCTATAATTGGCGCTGGAGCTGTCGGTTTAGAACTAGGCTCGGTGTGGAACAGGTTTGGATCCAAGGTTTATGTCATAGAACTTCTTCCCCGGATATGTCCGTTTATGGATTGGGAAGTTTCCAAGACTTTGGAAGCTTTTCTTAAGAAACAAGGCATTGAGTTTTTCCTTGAAACGAAGCTTTTGAGTGCAAAGAAAGAGAAAAATGAAGTAGTTCTTGAATTGATTTCGAAACTCAAAACTTTTTCCTTAAGTGTTGAAAAAGTTCTCGTTGCCGTGGGAAGGATCCCCTACAGCGAGGGGCTGAATTTGGAAAAAATAGGTATCAATAAAACCAAAAAAGGTTTTATCGAAGTTAATGCCTATTGGCAAACCAACCTTGAGCATATCTATGCAATTGGAGATCTCATAGAGGGCCCGATGCTTGCTCATAGAGCCCAGCAGGAAGGAATAGCCGTAGCCGAGATTATTGCTGGCCTAGAGCCAACTCCAATTGACTATTCAGCAATTCCTTCTATTATCTATACTTTTCCTGAGGCTGGAGGCATCGGTTTTACAGAAGAAGAACTGCAGGCTGTAGGCAGAAAGTATAGGGTAGGCCAATCGCGGTTTGTCTCCAATGGAAGGGCTTTGGCAGGAGATATTGCCGAAGGCTTTGTAAAGATTTTAGTCGATGATCTAACCGATAGAATTGTGGGGATACATGCGGTTGGACCTTCGGTTTCAGAACTTATATCCATGGCGACAATTCTTGTTGCAAAAAAAATAATGGCCAAGGATTTTATGCAGCTGCCTTTAGCCCATCCAACGCTTTCTGAAGTATTTCGAGAGGCAACTTTATCCGCTTACAAACAGGCGATTCACTCATAAAGGGAACATTCGTTTGATCGGGAGAGAAAATGACGGTAATTTCTGCGCACATTAGCATGGATGTTGGTAATAATTTCATAAGAAATTGTTCCGGAGAGCTTGGCTAATTCATCTGCCGTAATACTCTCTTTACCCTGAGTGCCGATTAACACCGCTTCGTCACCCACTTTACAAGAGGGAAGCTCGGTGACATCTACCATCATAAGGTTCATGGTTATGGCACCTCTTATTGGACAACGTTTCCCTTTAATAAGGACATAGGCTTTGTTGGATAGAGTCCTGAAATAGCCATCACCATAGCCTACAGACAGCACAGCTATTCTGCTGGGTTTTTTAAGTTTATAGCTTGCCCCATAACTGATGGGATGGCCTCGAGGGAGATCCTTTATAAGAACAACCCTGCATTTCCATGACATAACGGGTTTTAAAAATCTTCTGAGAAAGGTCATCGGGGCTATTCCATAGAGGGCAAGGCCAATTCGGACATAATCGCAAGCATATACACTTTTCCTCCATAAAGCAGCACTGTTGGCTACATGAATAGGAAATCCTTTAAAATAAGATCGGAATTTAAGCATTTCCAACCACTGTTTTTCTGTAAACTCGATATCTGTATCGGCTTGTGAAAAATGGGTGCAAATGGCAGCAATAGAAAGAGAAGAAAGTTTTTTTATTTTTTCCATCTCTTGGATGAATTGAAAGGGCATAAATCCTAACCTTCCCATACCGGTATCGATTTTAAGATGGACAATCGCCCTTTTCCCTTGGCGTTCTGCAGCTTCATTTAGCCACAAAGCTTCATGATAAGAAGAAATCACTACCCCTATGTCATGGGCAACAATGAAAGGAGCATCTGGGGCTAAAATTGGACATAAAATCAACAGAGGGGTTCTTATGCCTGCGTTACGCAGTTCTATCGCTTCATCAATATTATTTATACCTAGAATTTCAATGCCTGATTGTACAAGTTCTTTAGAGATGGGGATAAGACCATGACCGTAGGCTTCGGATTTGACAACGGCAATAATTTTGGTTTTTTTAGGAATTCTTGTCCTGGCTACTCGAATGTTAAACCGTAGAGCCCTTCCATCTATGTCTACCCAGCTTCGAAGATGGGGAAGAGGTGGGTAAAGAGGATACGACTCCTTGCTCATTTTCAAATAGGCCCCCTCAAATAAATAGGTTCTGGAAAGGGAATGTCATT
The DNA window shown above is from Methylacidiphilum caldifontis and carries:
- the thiC gene encoding phosphomethylpyrimidine synthase ThiC, producing MMQNHPHLTYLDIVSKGKELNSFLLSFFPNSKKIYVKGNYPGLKVPFREIKVSKNEREGSTLPSFFYAYDTSGPYTDPSEGVEIGKGLFPLRAEWIKQRADTEFYEGRFKGNGQIAAKQKEPAFKNGYLDPSSRMPLRAKKGKGVSQMYYAKRGIITPEMEFVAIRENLGRKDFSLRQGQGPLYRQHTGQAWGTSIPEEITPEFVRKEVAAGRAIIPSNINHPELEPMIIGRNFRVKINANIGNSAISSSMSEEVAKLLWAILWGADTVMDLSTGKNIPQIRELIIRSSPVPIGTVPIYEALEKVGGVPEELNWEIYRDTLIEQAEQGVDYFTIHAGVLLRYIPYTINRLCGIVSRGGSIMAKWCLAHHQENFLYTHFDEICEILKTYDVSVSLGDGLRPGAIADANDKAQLSELFTLGELTKKAWDHDVQVMIEGPGHIPMQLIKENMDLELKHCFEAPFYTLGPLTTDIAPGYDHITSAIGAAMIGWFGCSMLCYVTPKEHLGLPNLDDVKTGVIAYKIAAHAADLAKGFPGAQLHDNFLSDARFQFRWEDQFNLSLDPLTARQFHDENLPQPAAKNAHFCSMCGPKFCSMKITEEVLSYAKKNNLTPEDALEEGMKEKAEEFKKIKNIYI
- a CDS encoding 2-oxoglutarate dehydrogenase E1 component; this encodes MDKKSLSTAFRGVGSKRSSIGLENLSLLEDYYERWKKDPTSVSEDWNAFFEGFEFGYSESLKNGQMEFAKKSVVPVDLKKQRAVYELINAYRTLGHYIANLDPLGFNRYEFDELKLERFGLDQKDLDKEFDSGDLAGGGQKKLREILTILKESYCSTLAVEFMHMDSFIQRQWIAKRIEGGAFKKRFSKEHKKQILYDLLKAELFEAFLHTRYVGQKRFSLEGSCTFIPMMDAVIESCPNYGIERIVIGMAHRGRLNFVTNILQQDYKVIFDEFSENYVPEGVLGDGDVRYHLGFEAALKTRSGSIVTVGLAPNPSHLEAVNPVVEGKARAWERRLLDTEKRKKVLPVLVHGDASFMGQGVVQETLNLSRLEGYKTGGTLHIIINNQIGFTTVPQDGRSTHHCTAVALMLAVPIFHVNGDDPLAAVFAVLMALEYRQVFGQDVVVDLIGYRRYGHNEGDEPSFTQPLLYKAIAQHPNISDVFLDQLIKTGEMTREEANAYRKIFVAELNQKMEESKAWIKTEQPPTLRQRMSCPRIFDPVKTAVSLEELLYVGRSLVKEPPEFNLNPKVRRILAERKEMIEGKRPILLPFAETLAFGTLLYEGIPVRLSGQDSRRGTFSQRHAVLYDTKVAKKYIPLEHIHPNQAIFCIYNSPLSEYAVLGFDYGYSLDYPEALIIWEAQYGDFANGAQVIIDLYLVSAESKWGVTSNIVLLLPHGYEGQGPEHSSARVERFLQACAEDNMVVAHCTTPANYFHVLRRQVLRGFSKPLVLFTHKSLLRHPQCSSEITDFVQGSFEEVLPDPQVNQPAPKAILCCGKVYYDLVEFRKSIGKPDIPIIRIEQLYPLHEKKLKEIVLRYQPRSLVWCQEEPKNMGAWSYILPRLQEIFSLPISYAGREASASTATGTMAYHRIEQQKLLSDAFEE
- the odhB gene encoding 2-oxoglutarate dehydrogenase complex dihydrolipoyllysine-residue succinyltransferase, which codes for MAIDIKMPSVGESIESGIVGKWIKKEGQKVQPGEALCEIETEKITTEVYAEQEGILHILVEEGKEVKVGQVIAQLEEVVQKVAEEIQTQLPTEREEKKADLISEPTLEEPKETLELERKEEVIEKTPFKEPLKQPARMTREESLRHLTLEEEIKEEIKEKKEITAKPQAQKEVQPQAWELRGVRKPMSPLRMKIAQRLLEAHVGTAHLTTFNEVDMSTIIELRKNYGKRFEEKYGVKLGFMSFVVRAVVEALKKIPEVGARIEGQELVYPLTLDLGIAVSTERGLIVPVLRGAENLSFDEIERGILDLAQKARNGKISLEDIEGGVFTITNGGIFGSLLSTPIINPPQSGILGMHAIKERPVAVGGKVEIRPMMYLALTYDHRVIDGKEAISFLVLIKEFLEQPASILLGL
- the lpdA gene encoding dihydrolipoyl dehydrogenase, producing the protein MDIFDVVVIGSGPGGYVAAIRAAQLGLKVGIVEKEKSLGGTCLNVGCIPSKALLSLSEYYHFARHKFADNGLIIEKLSFDIEKIMAKKDRIVSRLVRGVDFLMNKNGIEKFHGKASLADPQTVIVEEEKGGEIKIKAKNLILATGSRSATLPFLSSFDSQIVDSTIALSFKSVPESLAIIGAGAVGLELGSVWNRFGSKVYVIELLPRICPFMDWEVSKTLEAFLKKQGIEFFLETKLLSAKKEKNEVVLELISKLKTFSLSVEKVLVAVGRIPYSEGLNLEKIGINKTKKGFIEVNAYWQTNLEHIYAIGDLIEGPMLAHRAQQEGIAVAEIIAGLEPTPIDYSAIPSIIYTFPEAGGIGFTEEELQAVGRKYRVGQSRFVSNGRALAGDIAEGFVKILVDDLTDRIVGIHAVGPSVSELISMATILVAKKIMAKDFMQLPLAHPTLSEVFREATLSAYKQAIHS
- the alr gene encoding alanine racemase codes for the protein MSKESYPLYPPLPHLRSWVDIDGRALRFNIRVARTRIPKKTKIIAVVKSEAYGHGLIPISKELVQSGIEILGINNIDEAIELRNAGIRTPLLILCPILAPDAPFIVAHDIGVVISSYHEALWLNEAAERQGKRAIVHLKIDTGMGRLGFMPFQFIQEMEKIKKLSSLSIAAICTHFSQADTDIEFTEKQWLEMLKFRSYFKGFPIHVANSAALWRKSVYACDYVRIGLALYGIAPMTFLRRFLKPVMSWKCRVVLIKDLPRGHPISYGASYKLKKPSRIAVLSVGYGDGYFRTLSNKAYVLIKGKRCPIRGAITMNLMMVDVTELPSCKVGDEAVLIGTQGKESITADELAKLSGTISYEIITNIHANVRRNYRHFLSRSNECSLYE